In one window of Pirellulales bacterium DNA:
- a CDS encoding helix-turn-helix domain-containing protein translates to MPASRASVNALGKLLSAAAEPFYVVAADRRIVFLNDACASWLGIEANELVGQQCQYGTAAEGPAASAVAAALCPPPEVFAGGRTTAQVVLPSTSPGAAREIEFVPLQASDGAWLVLATVRPGGAAVDDEAGASATRLHARLQQYRRKLASRYHVDRLLGDSPVMQRARAQAKLAAGSAASVLIVGPPGSHREHLARAIHYGGSGAAGPLVPLASALLDADLLQAALRTLARSKSGEQRPATLLLGDIDALPEAAQNDLSRSLSGGRFAARIISTSRSTLGELAGRGVFCADLACLLSTLSIELPPLGERLADLPLLVQWYVEQANLRIGKQVGGCLPEVHDRLADHAWANDLQELEEVISEAHLHAQGPLIGLQDLPPRLALAAQASARPAKSDEKIVLEEYLAKVEHELIVRALKRAKGNKTKAARLLGMTRPRFYRRLVQLGLET, encoded by the coding sequence ACGCCTTGGGAAAACTGCTCTCCGCCGCGGCTGAGCCGTTTTACGTCGTCGCGGCCGACCGGCGGATCGTGTTCCTCAACGATGCCTGCGCGTCGTGGCTCGGCATCGAGGCCAACGAACTCGTCGGACAGCAATGCCAGTACGGCACCGCGGCCGAGGGTCCGGCAGCGTCCGCCGTCGCCGCCGCACTTTGCCCGCCGCCCGAGGTCTTTGCCGGCGGACGGACCACGGCGCAGGTGGTCTTGCCTTCGACGTCGCCAGGCGCAGCGCGGGAAATCGAGTTCGTTCCACTTCAGGCGTCTGACGGTGCATGGCTGGTGTTGGCGACCGTCCGTCCCGGCGGCGCGGCGGTCGACGACGAGGCGGGAGCGAGTGCCACGCGGCTGCACGCCCGGCTGCAACAGTATCGCAGAAAGCTGGCGTCGCGGTATCACGTCGACCGGCTGCTTGGCGACAGCCCCGTCATGCAACGAGCACGGGCGCAGGCCAAGTTGGCGGCGGGCAGTGCGGCCAGCGTGTTGATCGTCGGCCCGCCCGGCAGTCACCGCGAGCACTTGGCCCGTGCGATTCACTACGGCGGATCCGGCGCGGCCGGCCCATTGGTGCCGCTGGCCTCGGCGCTGCTCGACGCGGATCTGCTGCAAGCGGCTTTGCGCACCTTGGCCCGCAGCAAGTCGGGCGAACAGCGCCCCGCGACGCTGCTGCTGGGCGATATCGATGCCTTGCCGGAGGCGGCGCAGAACGATTTGTCTCGGTCGTTGTCGGGCGGCCGGTTTGCGGCCCGCATCATCAGCACGTCGCGTTCGACGTTGGGCGAGTTGGCGGGGCGGGGCGTGTTTTGCGCCGACCTGGCCTGCTTGTTGAGCACGCTTTCGATCGAGCTGCCGCCATTGGGCGAGCGTCTCGCCGACCTGCCGCTGCTGGTGCAGTGGTACGTCGAGCAGGCCAATCTGCGGATCGGGAAGCAGGTAGGGGGATGTTTGCCCGAAGTTCACGATCGCCTGGCCGACCATGCCTGGGCCAACGATTTGCAGGAGTTGGAAGAAGTGATCAGCGAGGCGCACCTTCACGCGCAAGGCCCGCTGATCGGCTTGCAAGACCTTCCTCCGCGCCTGGCGCTGGCGGCCCAAGCGAGCGCGCGTCCGGCCAAGTCGGACGAGAAGATCGTGTTGGAAGAGTATCTGGCCAAGGTCGAGCACGAGTTGATCGTGCGGGCACTCAAACGTGCCAAGGGCAACAAGACCAAAGCCGCCCGGCTGTTGGGCATGACACGTCCTCGGTTCTATCGCCGGCTGGTGCAGTTGGGACTGGAGACATAG
- a CDS encoding DUF1501 domain-containing protein, translating into MQTAIRHHLQLAVDRRGVVGRRDFLRTLSAAGAAGGALGFTDALSLRADELRRQGTACILLWMQGGPSQFETFDPKPGHANGGETKAIATKIPGVQFAENLPRLATVADRLAVVRSMTTREGEHQRATYLMHTSYLPMASVKYPAMGSVVAKELPRSECELPSFVRIGQGLVTAGGGFLGTQYDPFVVAAAGRLPENTRPTTDLGHFDRRLNLLTRLQTARTGGSPSPGEHEKLYASASRMIKSTQMEAFDLEREPDAVRSAYGSGAYSSACLLARRLVESGVTFVEAVLGNWDTHLENFTRSRSLCEQLDQPFAALLTDLSGRGLLDKTLVIWMGEFGRTPRINPRAGRDHFPRAFSAVMAGGGVRGGQVIGATDDAGESVKDRPVSEKDLIQTVYQALGVDSRKEYMSPIGRPIKPVDGGQVVPEFFA; encoded by the coding sequence ATGCAAACCGCGATACGGCATCATCTTCAGTTGGCCGTCGACCGCCGTGGCGTCGTCGGTCGGCGCGACTTCTTGCGCACGCTGTCTGCGGCGGGCGCGGCTGGCGGCGCGCTCGGCTTCACCGACGCTCTTAGTCTGCGTGCCGACGAGCTGCGGCGGCAGGGAACGGCCTGCATCCTGCTTTGGATGCAGGGTGGACCGAGCCAGTTCGAGACCTTCGATCCAAAGCCGGGGCACGCCAACGGCGGTGAGACCAAGGCCATCGCCACCAAGATTCCCGGCGTGCAGTTTGCGGAGAACTTGCCGCGGCTGGCCACGGTCGCCGATCGTCTGGCCGTCGTTCGCTCGATGACCACGCGCGAAGGCGAGCACCAGCGCGCGACCTACCTGATGCATACCTCGTACCTGCCGATGGCCAGCGTCAAGTATCCCGCGATGGGCTCGGTCGTCGCCAAAGAACTGCCCAGGTCCGAATGCGAGTTGCCTTCGTTTGTCCGCATCGGACAAGGACTCGTGACGGCCGGCGGCGGGTTTTTGGGCACGCAGTACGATCCCTTTGTGGTGGCCGCCGCGGGCCGCTTGCCGGAAAACACCCGCCCCACCACCGACCTTGGCCACTTCGACCGGCGGTTGAACCTGCTGACGCGCCTGCAAACCGCCCGCACGGGCGGCTCGCCCTCGCCAGGCGAGCACGAAAAGCTTTATGCCAGCGCCTCGCGAATGATCAAGAGCACGCAAATGGAAGCGTTCGATCTGGAGCGCGAGCCGGATGCGGTCCGCTCGGCTTATGGGTCGGGGGCCTACTCCAGCGCCTGTCTGTTGGCGAGGCGGCTGGTGGAGTCGGGCGTGACGTTCGTCGAGGCGGTGTTGGGCAATTGGGACACGCACTTGGAGAACTTCACGCGGTCGCGATCATTGTGCGAACAACTCGACCAACCGTTTGCCGCGTTGCTGACCGACCTGTCCGGGCGCGGCCTGCTCGACAAGACGCTGGTGATTTGGATGGGCGAGTTCGGCCGCACGCCGCGGATCAACCCTCGCGCCGGCCGCGACCATTTTCCCCGTGCCTTCAGCGCGGTGATGGCGGGCGGAGGTGTGCGGGGAGGACAGGTGATCGGCGCGACCGACGACGCGGGCGAGTCGGTCAAAGACCGGCCGGTCAGCGAAAAGGACCTGATCCAGACCGTTTATCAGGCATTGGGCGTCGACAGCCGCAAGGAATACATGAGCCCCATCGGCCGGCCGATCAAGCCCGTCGATGGCGGGCAAGTGGTGCCGGAATTCTTTGCCTAG